The genomic DNA ACCATGAAGAAGCTGGTGGTGACGAAGCTGAGCTCAAACTTCCGAGAGGCTGTGAGCCTACGACACGATGCGCCTGTGCCACTCCCGGGAGACGGCGATCTGCTTGTCAGAAACAGGTGAGATttcgctcccccctcccccgcctcattttctctctcccttttcgcCAACTCTTCTTTGCATCTTCTCCGTGGGTGTTTTTCGGGGGTGGGGTATGCGATCCCCCTTTCCTGCCCTACTGCTTATCCTAACTACTTCTCACACCCTTTTGGCCTCCTCTCCCGTGTGCACGCATTCACTTGATGTGATCCTATCAAATCGTACCAGCTGCCATCTGGCGACTGctgatttaattttattgttgtgAATGGCTTACACCATAATcccgcgcgcgcacacacacctcTGTGCAAATGATGAAACGTTTCCATTTGCTGAGaggtaaaatgtgtatattgcttcgtgctccccctccctctgctctctcttttttttaaatgatgtgttAAACTGAAAGGAATCACTGGGAGGAGGGACAGCAGGTATTACGAATGATACAAGCCTGAAAAGGGGTAATAGTTTCCCATCAAatccacaccttacatttaaagcacattcaatgcgcATGGTTTCCCCCAGAGAACCCTGAAAACTATATTTTGTTAAAGAGGCTGGGAACTGTACCTCTGttagggggaaactacagttcccgggattctttgggtgaCGCCGTGTGTGTggaacgtgctttaaatgtatcgtaTGCATCTGAAAGTTGTATGCGACGAGAGAGTTCAGGAAGGGAGTTCAGCAACCAGGAAATGATTTCCAAGTCCCGCCCAGATTTCTGCCTGCAAATGTTTGTTCCATGTTCCTACAACtatctgcgtgtgtgtgtgttcgtgttcgTTCGTGTGTTCTCATGAGCGAGCGCCCCTGACTTGTTCTCTGTGGATCTGCGAGGGCTATGTTTTATACAGCAAAACTGACTGAGCTGCGTAGATCTCCGTGTGTGATTAATACACAGCAATTGGGACGTTGTATATAGGTTATTTATAGTCAtctcggggagggggggttgtgcGCGCGCATGTAACACACTCGAGACGTTGTTTAGAGCAAGTTATGTGTGCAactctgcctgtttctctccacccccacccccacccccacccccgtcctcCACGTCACTAACCTTAAGCAAGCCAGAAATCAACAGGAAAGCAGAGGGCCACAAATGActgcccacccacctctccccgtCACTCTTGAGTGTCTTAACTCCGTGGCCCTCTTCCTCCTTTTACGACTAAAGCAAAGCAGAAGGCACAGACCGGAGGAGGGAAATGGGGATAAGCAGCTCCCCTCCCTGACCTCacaatgtttacttggaagtaaaccccattcatttcagtgacctttacttccaagtaagtctGATCAGGATTGGTAGCCCTCGAGAAGGTGTAGCACTGTTTTCAGACGATTACTTTGCCAGGTTTGAGCTGCTTTTGCAATGCATCCAGGTCATGGATGAAGTAAAGACGTCACATTCTGCTTAAAGCAATATGCTGTAAATTGTGGGCTAGCTAGTAGCTAACTAGGACTTGAGTTCCCATTTTCTTCTGTGAGCTGCCCTCTCCATATACCTGAAAATGTGTAGAACAAAACCTCAACTTCAACCATCTTAgcaatctttattattttttattattatattcctgCTACTGCTGCTGACACCTTTCTAGATGATATAATATCTTAAAATCAAAGTGGGGATTTTAAAAGTGGAAAGCTTAAAAATCCATTGGAGAATGTGGAATTCTAACGGTGTGATTGTGAGTTTGGTGACTATGTGTTGGAGGAGGTTCAGGTAGACCTTAGATTCGTCCCTAACAATCAATTTTTTATATTTAGAAGTGATTACTTGGTGGCTAATCTATCATAAGTTGCATTTCAGTAAATTTAGCCCTGTTGGAACCAATAGAGCTAAAATAGATTAAGCACAAATACACAGAATTATGTGATTTgtggattacacacacacacacacacacacacacaatacacacagtCTTCAGTATGAAAGACAGCGTATATTGTATCTGAACCCTAGCAAAATGTTCATGTTTTATGTAATGTACAACACCCACATTACAGGGAGAGATGTCCTCCCTGGTGTCAAAGGTTTGAATTGCTGCTGTCATCAGGACATAGTATTTTGGAGAGCAAAAATATGTGAAGCCTTAATAAAAAATCTCACTCATGCTGCAGTTAAATTCCTTTGGTTTGGGATATAGGAGGGGGGATCGGCTGGTTTAAAATGCTGCGTGAAGATAAAATATATCCTGGCCTCCCTGCTGCCTATCGGAAAATTGCTACGTCCTTGTTCTCGAATCTCCTCCCCCGCAacactttctccctcccccatgaaatttgaaaatttatgcatgcaatttattttgttttcaatgtaactctttcccctcctgccctTGATACTGGGTGGGCTCTCTGGGGACTGGAAAGATGTGCTCGTGCGTTCTCCGAAGTGGAGGCAAGGGGGGCTAGCAGCATCATTCACCCGGGGACTCAGGCAAAGAGAGTCCAAGGATCGTAActcgttttttaaaaagcactttttttccttcttttttctttagtttgTAAAAGGTGCGTGTGAGAAATCACAGGATTGGAGTTCGCAACTTTTGTGTCATGTGGATTTGCGTGAGATGTTCAGTTTTGTTGCTGGAGCTTCTCACCCAAGGCAGGAGAGTGCAAAATTAGTGCGGAATAAAGCGTGTTAAGAACAAACCTTTCTACCTAATGCCTGTGCCTACCTTGAAAGCTTACAcgggactttctctctctctccacgccCAATACCTTgtacacactggggggggggggaagcgtagTCACCTGGATTTGTCTAGCTTTGAAAATACTGCACACTTTATCTCAaactgaaacagaaaagaaaatgagcTACTGCGGTGGCTGGAGAATAAACATATTAGCCCCATAACTCCTATGAAAAGAGCAAATGGCACAATGCAGAATACTACCCCATTCTCCCAAGTAAAACAGACACACGCACATGTTGCCTTGGTGCAATTTAAGTTCGTTTAACTTCTTTCCTTCTTGTTTTAGgacaatattttgtttaagtttcCCTCTCCCGTCCTTACCCCACCTCTCTCTGGAAAACAGCTCCCTCGCCTTTATTCTGATAATTTTCTGAAcagccaaaaaaaataaaaaaaaatccactccaGCCTTTTATTCCGAGAGAAATGCGCTCAAACTGGGAATCGATTTGAAACATTAAACTTCTGATCATTTTGTGGGAGGTGTGATTGGGCGGTAAAAGAGGATTGAGGACCAggagtaataaacaaacaaataattttaaagggggggaatgtTTTTTAAGCCATTCATATATCTCCGTACCTTTGTCTGAGCTCCATCCCACCCCGAAAGGTATTTTCTGGGTTTCTTAGCTAATACGTGACCCAGGAAGTGAGGGTGTATGTgcgtgtttttctttaaaataaaaagtggcaGGTCTCAGTGGGGGTTCTGTTTTCTGTTGAGAGGGAATATCATACAGAAAATTGGGTAGCAAAAGTGGGAAGCAAGACATGGGTTCGGGGAGGGAGTTTGGagataggaaaaaaaaataggaatGTGGGGCGAAGTGTTCTCAGCGATTGCTCTTGTTTGGTCTgtgagctttccccccttttcctggCGTGCTCCTGGGTTGGGTGACTTTGTTGTGTCTGCCTGCTCAAGGTCCTCGCCCTACCCCCCCCCTCGGTCTCCTGACTTCTGCAAGTTGTTTTTGAGTAAACGAAGCCGCTTTCTAACCCCACTTTGAAGACGCttcgccccctcccccttttctcccttcaaATCGAATGTGTTAGTATAAATAAAGCCGGGGCGAGTCAGCCTGCAATTattattgtggggtgggggcctcGGGTGGGGGACGTCTCGCATCCGTATTAGTATTTGTATCGCTCCTCTCATTTTGCATATTTGCGAAAGGCTCGGGTCGcttcctagggaaatgcaaaCCACAAAATTGGGAGGAGGGTAgctaaggcccccccccccggtgaaggTCACGTACTTAACCGAGAGAACAATGACTGCGGGTTGCCAACTCTCCTCCTCCACGCAAGTTTGCAAGCTGATCTTGAACTTGCATCTTCCCTTGGAAGCCACCGACACACAGGCTGCAGCCCTTCCTAGTAAGCCCAAGGGAtactttacagcacaatcctccCCATCTCTTCCCAGAAGTAACCTCCGCTGAGTCCAATAGGATTTACTGCCAGTGCGTGTATTTCCCGCGAGTAAAACAGGTAGAGAGGATCCGGTCTGTACAAATCGCCAAATAACCCTGCAccgcttcccccccttccttagTGCAACTTTGTCCTGGGAATGGCAGGGAGGTCATTGATTTCTCCTTGAGAATACCTCATCAGATCTACTTTAAAAATTACAACATAGAGCAAAATCACACCACTTCCCCTTATTATCCACACCACTGCTGAAATAGGAAcgtagtctccccccccccggcctgggatccagaattgtattttaatacaggAGGGGGGGTTAACAGAACTTGGAGGTGGTATTGATTAATAAGGAAAATGAACAGTGTTTCCACTACTTCGAAAAGAAAGATCTGGACTGGACAGGCGCCTTTTTCGAGCAGAGGCTGGGAAAAGATAGGGCTTGTTTTCTAAACGCAGCCCTTATCTTAAGAGTTCgatggaggaatggtgggagagagGCTTCAGATGCATTTCGCAGAGAGGGGCGCAACTCTCTTTTGgaagaaatgaatttaaaaaaaaaagtacgtTGTTTTCGCCCCCTTCCCTTTGCACAGCCTGCCAAGAGACTTTCTGCCTGCGACTTCCCAGCTGAGCCACGGAAGAGACGCGAGGAGCGCCAGGAGGATGCGAGGGGAGGGCGAACTGCAAGTGGCCATGTGCTGGCAGAGAGGGCAAAGCGGGAGGCGGAGGggcctgggagggagggggacctCCCGCCGATCTCCCCGCCTTCCCTGAACCGACCCCAGGAGGACCCAGCCGGGCTCCGAGCTCCCGCTCTGCTAGGGGCCAAGGCTGGCATGCTCCCTTCTCGCTGGTGTGCCCAATAGATAGGCAACGTGGAGCTGGTCTGGAGCTGAGCCTCTCCCTTCTTGCACACGCACCCATTTGCAAGCAGGTGCTCAGCTGCAGTGCATTTGGGGTGGGAAAGATCACAGAGGTGAAGGGGCGTTTTCACCTGTTATTGTTAACAAGGTGCGACTGAGTTTTCCAGCCCCTTCGGCTACTTGCaggttgttggtgttttttttaagccacccTGTTCATCCTTCTTACAGCCGCATGTCTTCATCTGCCCGCCCTTGCCAGCGATGTTTTAGTATACGACTTTTTGCAGCGAGGGGAAAGCTCGTGTCTCCAGGTGCGCTGCTTGGCTAAGCCGAAGTTGTGCATTTCTGCTGGCTGAGTCCAGTTGGAGCCCCGTCCTGCACCATtttgcatgggtgtgtgtgtgaaacactgGCAAGTCCCGTTTGATTGCAACGAGTCTGGGTTGTTGCAAGTAAAGTGCAGCCTAAATCGGACCACAAAGCCCCGACTTTGCTCTGCAGTCACTTTTCTTGCACCGCTTGCGCGGGCTGTTGGAGCAAGCGCAAGCATTGCAGCGCCCCGGGACAGTGATGGGAAGGAGCGCAACAATTAGGATTGCCGAAGGAAGGCTGCAGGCAAGCCCCCCTCGCATGCTGCCTGTGTGACTTCGGgcgctggggggcggggagaggcagGTTCTCCGTGCCGCCCAAGAGACACTGTGCGGGGATGGATGAATGAGGCCGATTGCGCGCCCAGCAGACTCTGGGTTAGCAGCCTCTCTGCCAGAACTAGTTGCGTGGGGTGTAATGCAAAAAGCAGGGAGTTGTCGTGTTGTGTCGGATCCCTTCCGACCTTGCTCCTTGGCTCTCTGATCTTTCCTTTCTCACGTCCTCAAGGCAACCTCAGCCCCTTTACCTTGCAATCTGCCCTCTCTTACGCTCCCCTTTCAGAATGGGAAATAGGAGTTATGTAAATTTTAACTGGATGTGGATGcctttgttttctaaaaaaaaaggggggtagaaAAATGTGTTCCTTGctacagatgcagactggattAAATGAAGAATTGGGGAGACATACAGAAGACACAGCTCCCTCTGTGAATATGCATGTATTTCTGTATCTAGCTATCTGTATTGAACTCCgtacattttaataaatgaaagaGATTTTTCTTAGAGTTGGAAATGGCCAGTGCACTTCCTTCAGTTTTGTAGTTTCGCTGTGTGCCAGCTATTTCAAATTACCATAAATCCACAAACAGCTCTCTAGTTGCATTAAAATCAATTTTTCACATATTTTCACACTTCCACATAATTAAATGccataatttgtttatttttggttATAGAAGAGAAACAGTCACACTGCTGTTTATGACAGAATCGTATTTTTGTTTTCAGGTTTCTGTGGGGAAATTGGCTGCAAACTCTGTGTGCGTACAGATAACTTGTATTTCAGCATCACCACCCATCATTAAATTACTTGTGCCTTTTTAATACTTAGGTTCATTTTTACTCATTAGAGGTCAATAGTGCTCAAAAGTATTGTTGCATAATTTTAGTCCTTCAAGGTTGTTTTAAGGTGTTGTGAGTAATTTGTATAcagcaaaatattttaataatgtgCAAATTAGTTGCATCAAAAGGCAAATTTGTTACAGACACTCCatccattttctttaaatttgCCTGCAGTAACACTTATGACCATCGACCTTGGAGAGGACATTGATACTTCATGTTATCATTAGTCACTTAAAATTGTTGTTATAATCTGAAATGTAAATTTATTGCCAGAGTCAACATATTTACTACGTTGCTCATATTTTAttatgctgtattttttttaatagaaaaagcaGTTTTATTCCCTAGCTTATCAAAACTCATTTCTATTGTTCTTATTTTCATGAAACAGGCAAGGGGAAAATGCTTTGCATGTACAAAATATGTCAAATTATGTTATCGGTAAAgctaaaaccagattaaaacaacctttccattttcattttgcatagaaggagttcccccaccccaccccaactcttgagatatttgaatatAAGCAAAAGGTTTTTCTTATGAAGAAAAAAATTCCTTGTCAAAAAAGAGAGcctaatacatttttgtttgcttctAGATTTGTCGGCATTAATGCATCCGATATTAACTACTCAGCTGGCCGATATGACACGTCAGTTAAGCCCCCATTTGACGTAGGTTTTGAAGGAATTGGTGAAGTGGTAGCCTTGGGCCTAAGTGCCAGCGCTAGATACACAGTGGGCCAACCAGTGGCCTACATGAGGCCTGGTGCTTTTGCTGAATATACCATTGTTCCTGCCAAAGAAGCCATCCCGGTACCCTCTGTGAAACCTGAATTTCTTACACTACTGGTAAGTGGAACTACAGCATATATCAGCCTGAAGGAGCTTGGAGAACTGTCTGACGGGAAGACGGTTCTGGTGACAGCCGCAGCAGGAGGAACCGGTCAGTTTGCCGTGCAACTTTCCAAGAAGGCAAAATGCCATGTAATAGGAACATGCTCCAGTGATGAAAAATCTGGCTTTCTGAAATCCATAGGCTGTGACCACCCTATCAACTACAAAACTGAAAATGTTGCTGATGTCCTTAAGAAGGACTACCCGAAAGGTGTGGATGTGGTGTACGAATCTGTCGGCGGGCAGATGTTTGACTTGGCTGTCAGCTCCTTGGCTACCAAAGGGCGCCTGATAATTATTGGGTTTATCTCTGGCTACCAAACCCGTACTGGCCTTCAGCCTGGTCATGTGGAAATGTTGCCAGCAAAGCTGCTAAGGAAATCTGCCAGCATCCGGGGTTTCTTCTTAAACCATTACCTTTCTGAATACCAAACGGCTTTGAAACACTTGATCGAAATGTGTGAAAACAGAGAACTGGTTTGTGAGGTGGACCTTGGAGACATGTCTCCAGAGGGCAAATTTGCTGGCTTAGAGTCCGTATTCCACGCTATAGATTATATGTACATGGGGAAAAACATTGGAAAAATTGTAGTTGAATTACCTCACTCTGTCAACAGTAAGCTGTAAAAACAGAACAATGATATAAATCAAAAGAGGGAAAATGGGCACTTTATGCTTCACAATAACTATTTCTTTAAAGTTGCCAATGGGTAACATATTAAAAAATAGCATGTAGGGTTTCGTTAAAAATATTTGTTGAATTTAAGTGGCTTTGTGTTCTTTAAAAATGCCATGTGTCGTTGGCATTGCATTAAACAGTTCTGTGTTTTTTCTGGGAGTTTTGAGCGAACTTGTGATTAAACTTGCATTGGATTTGAATCTGGCCAACTATGAAATCTTCACCTACAGCTTTCCTCTAGAATTGAGTAAATAAAGGCATATTAATATTTTAAGTGAAATCAATAATATTATCGATTCTTCCTATGAAAAAGGATGGGTGCAATTCACCTGGACATTCTGCTTGAGCAATGGGAGTCACGCAAGAGTGCTTTTCAGTAGCACAGGGCAGCATCGTAGCGGATTGCTCTTGATATaatttaaaaatgagaaattatCTTTTTTTTCAGTTGTGTTGGTTACGAAACCAATAATAAAATGCAGATTTATGTAACTCAAAAGATATATTTTACTAGTTACAAAAGTTccagcttttgtttttaaatgaaagtttgttttaattttatataaGGTTTTATAGTTATGTTTTGAAATCTTCATGTTGTAATACCACTTGCTAACTATTATTTTGGCTATATTAACCCGTTAATTGGGTTAACTTTGGTATCATGCTACATTCTACCAATACTAAGACAATCTTAAGAACAGCTTTAACGAAGCCCCTCACCTTACAAGGGAAATGGTGACTAGATGGTTTGCTTATAATGGCCCCAGAAGACTGTGCTGAACTATGCAATAAGGTGAAGCCTTTGTAAGAATTTATATTTCAACCTTTGTAAgaatttatattgttttaaagcattaaaatcattttgacaaatttttttttacactatGGTTCAGTTGTCCATTTATTCACTTCCGTTATTTTTTGTGCGACTTCAACTGCAATCCTGACGTCTGCTTACCAttgagtaagccctgctgaatcgaATGGGACCCACTGTTAAGCAGACGAGCCATGTTTCTTAGTTGGCTTCAGATTGCCTTTGTTGTTTTGTGAGAAGGGGTTAATCTCTTTAAGATGAGCTTGAAGATGCAAAAGAGTGTTTACTGCTTCCAAAGACAATACACATGTGGAATAAACtggtattttaaaatatgtagcaATTCTCCACTTTCAGCTATCTGCTTTTTCAGGCATTCTGGCAATCAGTGTTCTCGTTTAAGGACACTCTAATGTTTATTGTTGAACAGATCCCCCTTTTAGGTTCATAAGCATGGTTTTATAAATTCCTGCTACCCTGTAGCTAAAAGCACACCCAAGTAGTAGGATCTAGGCCAGCTTGGCACCACCAATTTCAGTGGGACCTTAAGTGGCTTAAATCCAGGTATTCCAATTAAACTGGATTTTGGACTGGGATATTGGAAAATTTGCTTGGTAGGTGAAACCCAAAGTATATTTTGGATCCAGCAGCTGATCACCCTATGGAAACATTCTCATTATGATGAAGTATTTGGCTTCCCTTTGGTGGTGAACAAAAGTGGAGACAGCTATTTGTTTCTCCATACAGCACAACTGTTGAGAACAAAATTCAGTTTTAGACATAAGGAGCCATCGTTATAATATGCTTCAGCACATAGAGATGTGAAGTTACCAaagcctgtttccccccccccccccaatttttgaccCTGAGCACTTGAGTTTCACAATTCTGTCTCTTTGAGGAACTATTGCAAAACATCAAAATATTTACACCCCAATCATAAGTACTGCGCAAGTCACCTTGAGAGGGGTGTTTATGCCCTGAAAGGTAGTGTAAaatatctaaataaaaataagccccactgatttcattgGGCCTTACTTCAAAGTAATTATGTTTTAAGATTTCAGCCAGGTGGAATGTGTTCCTTCCcagttgtgtgtgcatgcatccgATTGATTCCTGTAGTGAAGTACCACATTTGCCTAGAAGCGTGGTTACAACATTCAATTTCATACTTTTTAAAGTAAGTAATTCTACATGATCATAAAAcggtagcgttggaagggatccaccaaggatcatctaatcccTGTTCTCTTCTGTTTCAATTCGTAACAATTAACATTGTGTCAAAGCCGAAGAAGCAGTTGCAGTATCtgatgtgtatatgtatatgtatatgtatatgtatatgtatatgtatatgtatatgtatatgtatatgtatgtatgtaaaggcCTAGTGTTGGAATTTAACTTAAAGAATCTTCCTAGCAAATATGTTCAGGTTGTAGCCCACTTAGCTTTGAATTGACCGAAACTTACCAGTATTTCTATGTAGACCTAGAGAGGATTGAGTAATATCAATAGGTATGCACACCAGTGTTGACCTTAGTGAATACCTTCATGAGTTAAACACATGATTGTAGACTCACAGTGGACTGTTAACTCCTCATTTGCTGAGGCTCCCTGGTGCATGCCCACCTTAGCATGTTTACATCCAGGTATCTCCACTTCACACTTTGCTACTTTACAGCAAATGCACATGCCCCAAAGTGTAAATTGGGAATGAGATAGTTAAACATTGGAATCAATGGGATATAAATTCTTAACTATGGGTTGCATAACCTGGATTGTGTGCTTGTTAACAACTGCATCTTATTCTCTTTAGATGTGAAACAATAGTTTCCAAGCTTACTAATTTACCCCAAGATTTTTGCACATAACATTCTTGCTGTTGCTTCtgcattgttgctgctgttctcttGTTCTCTTCGCCAGGCCATTCTTCATTGAATCAAGCTAGGTGTGGTAGGGTGGCACTTTGATGTTATGGAAAGGCTTCGTGTTTACAGGTAATTCTTAGTCCTGATGTGTGTATCCTATTGTGCCTGATAATTggattattcacacacacacactttaatccACACACCCCtacttttacttatttattatcgCCTCACCATAGTATAAATTATGTTGATTCTGAGTAAGTGATTAATTTAAATAATGCAGAAGTCTTTGGCTGCAGCATAAGAAGTAGTACTTGTTATGGGTAGTGGTCAGAATGAGGGTATATTAATGATAAGATAACAAACATATATGTACAGGAAATACTGTCAGTTCATTGCAAGGGATTAACAATGAAAACACTTGGGCCAAGATTCAGATTGCCTAGCAGTGCATGATTGAAAAGTGCTTCATCTTGCTAGGGCAGGACTGCTGGTTTTCCTTTCTAGCTGTAGCCCATTCACAGTCTTATATCCTGGAGTAGTATGAGAGGCAGGACACCAGGGGCTGTACTGCAACTGGTGGTCAATAAAAGCCTTGTTGCATGCACAGAACTTTGGATCCTGGCtttgattattttataaaaatatattttaaaaactctttACATAGTTAATCCTTAAATGAATGCAAATATTTATTCAGATTGAATGCCAAGAATAgtataatacaaataataaaatgtctaGGAAATTCCTTGTATATGCTATACTGTatagagtgctcactggaaggacagaccctgaagttgaggctccagtactttggccacctcatgagaagagaagactccctagaaaagacccggatgttgggaaagatggagggcacaaggagaagggggcgacagaggatgagatggttggacagtgttctcga from Lacerta agilis isolate rLacAgi1 chromosome 7, rLacAgi1.pri, whole genome shotgun sequence includes the following:
- the ZADH2 gene encoding prostaglandin reductase 3 isoform X1; translation: MSFHAQSSALLRSWGAQLCWLQRRPWASPLRSCLGGARPRPIVDMSYSRHFLDFHGSSIPTTMKKLVVTKLSSNFREAVSLRHDAPVPLPGDGDLLVRNRFVGINASDINYSAGRYDTSVKPPFDVGFEGIGEVVALGLSASARYTVGQPVAYMRPGAFAEYTIVPAKEAIPVPSVKPEFLTLLVSGTTAYISLKELGELSDGKTVLVTAAAGGTGQFAVQLSKKAKCHVIGTCSSDEKSGFLKSIGCDHPINYKTENVADVLKKDYPKGVDVVYESVGGQMFDLAVSSLATKGRLIIIGFISGYQTRTGLQPGHVEMLPAKLLRKSASIRGFFLNHYLSEYQTALKHLIEMCENRELVCEVDLGDMSPEGKFAGLESVFHAIDYMYMGKNIGKIVVELPHSVNSKL
- the ZADH2 gene encoding prostaglandin reductase 3 isoform X2, whose amino-acid sequence is MRPGAFAEYTIVPAKEAIPVPSVKPEFLTLLVSGTTAYISLKELGELSDGKTVLVTAAAGGTGQFAVQLSKKAKCHVIGTCSSDEKSGFLKSIGCDHPINYKTENVADVLKKDYPKGVDVVYESVGGQMFDLAVSSLATKGRLIIIGFISGYQTRTGLQPGHVEMLPAKLLRKSASIRGFFLNHYLSEYQTALKHLIEMCENRELVCEVDLGDMSPEGKFAGLESVFHAIDYMYMGKNIGKIVVELPHSVNSKL